From a single Labrenzia sp. PHM005 genomic region:
- a CDS encoding anhydro-N-acetylmuramic acid kinase codes for MTAWSIVGTISGTSADGIDLAQISTDGQQVLGFGAADTVSYRPDTRTRVLEAAAKKGAGREQWPDLARAVTEDHISAITNFLSRENLSPDAIVFHGQTVWHDPAAGETVQLGDPHMLANSLGIQVIGDVRLADMAEGGQGAPLVPVYHQALARSLVGSDKEPMCFLNIGGVSNLTYIDGDDILAFDIGPGNALLDDWVRQHGKGNFDARGEISAKGQVAENRLADALKHPYLSEPGPKSLDRYSFSGAFVEGLSLEDGAATLLAFTVRAVSHAETLLPQQPKSWLICGGGRHNPVLLRELQEELSGDVVSADVFKIDGDALEAQAMAFIGGRLLAGLPATFPETTGAKRPVTCGKIYQPGT; via the coding sequence ATGACGGCCTGGTCCATCGTCGGTACCATCAGCGGGACCTCCGCCGATGGTATCGACCTGGCGCAAATTTCTACAGATGGCCAGCAAGTCTTAGGTTTTGGCGCGGCGGACACGGTTAGTTATCGGCCTGATACCCGGACACGTGTCTTAGAGGCAGCGGCGAAAAAGGGTGCCGGCCGCGAGCAATGGCCGGATCTGGCACGCGCCGTTACCGAAGATCATATCTCAGCGATAACAAACTTCCTCAGTAGGGAAAACCTGTCGCCGGATGCCATCGTCTTTCATGGCCAAACCGTATGGCATGATCCAGCTGCCGGAGAAACCGTGCAGCTCGGTGATCCGCACATGCTTGCCAATTCTTTGGGTATCCAGGTCATTGGCGATGTCCGGCTGGCGGACATGGCCGAAGGCGGCCAGGGCGCTCCGCTTGTCCCCGTTTATCATCAGGCGTTGGCCCGGTCGCTGGTCGGTTCGGACAAGGAGCCGATGTGCTTTTTAAACATCGGTGGTGTGTCTAACCTAACCTACATCGATGGCGACGACATTCTCGCTTTTGATATCGGTCCGGGAAATGCGCTTCTGGACGATTGGGTGCGCCAGCACGGGAAAGGCAATTTTGATGCCCGTGGTGAGATTTCTGCCAAGGGGCAGGTGGCGGAAAACAGGTTGGCGGACGCGCTCAAACACCCGTATTTGTCCGAGCCAGGTCCAAAGTCTCTGGACCGCTACAGTTTTTCCGGCGCTTTTGTTGAAGGGCTAAGTCTGGAGGATGGTGCGGCCACCTTACTTGCCTTCACAGTGCGGGCTGTTTCTCACGCAGAAACACTTTTGCCTCAGCAGCCAAAATCGTGGCTGATCTGTGGTGGCGGGAGGCATAATCCTGTGTTACTGCGCGAATTGCAGGAAGAGCTGTCCGGTGACGTTGTCTCCGCTGATGTTTTCAAGATTGATGGCGATGCGCTTGAGGCTCAGGCGATGGCCTTCATAGGCGGACGGCTCTTGGCCGGACTGCCGGCAACCTTCCCTGAAACGACTGGGGCAAAACGCCCGGTTACTTGCGGCAAGATCTACCAGCCGGGCACATAA
- a CDS encoding aspartate aminotransferase family protein, translating into MAQLPNSLEARDIAAQLHSYADARKQEETGALVIDKGEGIYVTDINGKRYIEGLAGLWSVAVGFGEKRLVEAATRQMEKLPYYHTFTYKTHGPSIELAEKLIEMAPVPMSKVYFTNSGSEANDTALKLIWYRSNALGQPQRKKVISRVRGYHGVTIASASLTGLPNNHRSFDLPLPQVLHTTCPHYRSQKKDGESEADFAKRCAQDLEDLIMAEGPETIAAFFAEPVMGAGGVIVPPDGYWEAVQPVLKKYGILFVADEVICGFGRTGNMFGTETYKLQPDIMTLSKALSSSYQPISALLINDDVYQPIADESHKIGVLGHGYTGSGHPVAAAVALENLKIIEERDLVGNARAVAPLFQKRLAQLAENPLVVETRGVGLIGAAELHHEALADTPGALGAQTNAMFHERGLISRNMLDAMAFCPPLIITEAQVNEMFDIAEDGLRAAANL; encoded by the coding sequence ATGGCGCAGCTCCCCAATTCCCTCGAAGCCCGCGACATCGCGGCCCAACTGCACTCCTACGCGGACGCCCGCAAACAGGAGGAAACTGGAGCGCTTGTCATCGACAAGGGTGAGGGGATCTATGTTACGGACATCAATGGCAAACGCTATATCGAAGGCCTCGCTGGCCTCTGGAGCGTGGCTGTCGGCTTTGGCGAAAAGCGCCTGGTGGAGGCCGCAACCCGCCAAATGGAAAAGCTGCCCTATTATCACACCTTCACCTACAAGACACACGGCCCCTCGATCGAACTTGCCGAAAAGCTGATCGAGATGGCGCCGGTGCCGATGTCCAAGGTCTATTTCACCAACTCCGGGTCAGAGGCAAATGATACGGCGCTCAAGCTGATCTGGTACCGCTCCAATGCGCTCGGTCAGCCACAACGCAAGAAGGTGATTTCACGGGTACGTGGGTATCACGGTGTGACGATTGCGTCCGCCAGCCTCACAGGCCTGCCGAACAACCACCGGTCTTTTGATTTGCCGTTGCCCCAAGTCCTGCATACGACCTGCCCGCACTATCGCAGTCAAAAGAAGGATGGCGAAAGCGAAGCTGATTTCGCGAAGCGCTGCGCACAAGATCTGGAAGACCTCATCATGGCGGAAGGCCCCGAAACAATTGCCGCGTTTTTCGCTGAACCGGTTATGGGCGCTGGCGGCGTTATTGTGCCGCCGGACGGATATTGGGAAGCGGTTCAGCCGGTACTGAAAAAATACGGCATCTTGTTTGTGGCAGACGAAGTCATCTGCGGCTTTGGCCGGACCGGCAATATGTTCGGCACGGAAACCTATAAGCTTCAGCCGGACATCATGACGCTCTCCAAGGCGCTGTCGTCCTCATATCAGCCGATCTCCGCCCTGTTGATCAACGATGATGTCTACCAGCCGATCGCCGATGAATCGCACAAGATTGGGGTTCTGGGACATGGATATACCGGCAGTGGCCATCCAGTGGCGGCGGCTGTTGCGCTTGAAAATCTGAAGATCATTGAAGAGCGGGATCTTGTGGGCAATGCCCGCGCCGTTGCACCGCTTTTCCAGAAACGTTTGGCGCAGCTGGCAGAGAACCCGTTGGTCGTTGAGACCAGAGGTGTCGGGCTGATCGGGGCGGCAGAGCTCCATCATGAAGCTCTGGCGGACACACCTGGGGCCTTGGGCGCGCAAACCAATGCAATGTTCCATGAAAGGGGCCTGATATCCCGCAACATGCTGGATGCAATGGCCTTCTGCCCGCCGCTGATCATCACGGAAGCCCAAGTCAACGAAATGTTCGATATAGCCGAAGACGGCCTTCGGGCGGCCGCAAACTTATGA
- a CDS encoding ABC transporter ATP-binding protein, translating to MALVTNIATTEKTAVPEKAQQPFFLTFLVRVFGAREAGWLAPLVLPYRKPLLGLFVLSMASAAAALVPPWLTKLVIDQGLMAGDKQALLTFVLLLFGIGLAALGLGALNSLLHLRFSARLLADLRRGAVARILGQSPRWQAKQKIGELMSRLDGDAGEVQQFTFAVLVSGAGSMLRLIGGVVMLFVLSPPLALMALALAPIELLFFAKARPVTHARARDVRSARGYLASGLAETITGLSALRALNASQCAANDIEQRQQGLIGALMTAQKWSEITRAVPLVLTAILRGAVFLVGGLAVIDGTMPLGSLIAFTAYLGFLIGPMQSLISLWHGQARMRAALDRLDQIMSAEQKVQEPSRPIALPKNGGGLEIKNVAYAPFEGRPLFLGLSARVPAGSKTRLLGASGTGKSSLLGLLQRHDDPNEGSIVIDGVDLRHVSLQEVRSSVALVPQKGHVFSGTLARNLLMGSPQATDAQIWNVLLLVELADRFEADGLETPLGEGGLDLSGGERQRLCLARALLQPFRVLILDESLSEVDGACVQRIVERIDTVFSDRTRIIVTHGNLAHYGAFDAEIDLTDFNLREGEGA from the coding sequence ATGGCGCTGGTGACAAACATTGCGACTACGGAAAAGACAGCTGTACCTGAGAAGGCGCAGCAGCCATTTTTCCTTACGTTTCTGGTTCGCGTCTTTGGCGCACGTGAAGCTGGGTGGCTTGCGCCCTTGGTCCTGCCCTATCGCAAACCGCTTCTGGGTCTGTTTGTCTTATCCATGGCGTCGGCCGCCGCAGCCTTGGTACCGCCATGGCTGACAAAACTTGTCATTGATCAGGGCCTGATGGCTGGTGACAAGCAGGCTTTGCTCACCTTTGTTCTACTATTGTTTGGGATTGGATTGGCAGCTCTTGGCCTGGGTGCGCTTAATTCCCTTCTGCATCTGCGGTTTTCAGCAAGGCTATTGGCCGATCTGCGGCGGGGGGCAGTAGCCCGAATACTAGGCCAATCGCCCCGCTGGCAGGCAAAACAAAAAATCGGCGAATTGATGAGCCGCTTGGATGGGGATGCTGGAGAGGTTCAGCAGTTTACATTCGCTGTTCTGGTTTCGGGAGCAGGCAGTATGCTCCGCTTGATCGGCGGCGTGGTCATGCTTTTCGTACTGTCTCCGCCGTTGGCATTGATGGCGCTCGCCCTGGCGCCGATTGAACTGCTTTTCTTTGCCAAAGCGCGGCCGGTGACGCATGCCCGTGCCCGCGATGTCCGCTCTGCACGTGGATATCTGGCATCCGGTCTGGCGGAAACCATAACCGGATTATCAGCGCTGCGGGCGCTCAATGCTTCGCAATGCGCTGCGAACGATATTGAACAGCGCCAGCAAGGGCTGATCGGCGCCTTGATGACGGCGCAAAAGTGGAGCGAAATCACCCGAGCCGTTCCGCTTGTATTGACGGCCATCTTGCGCGGTGCTGTTTTTCTCGTCGGTGGCCTCGCTGTTATCGATGGCACCATGCCCCTCGGCTCGCTGATAGCCTTTACCGCTTATCTCGGCTTCTTGATTGGCCCGATGCAGTCCTTGATATCCCTCTGGCATGGCCAGGCGCGCATGCGCGCCGCCCTTGACCGGCTGGACCAAATCATGAGCGCTGAACAAAAGGTTCAAGAGCCCAGCCGTCCAATTGCTCTGCCCAAAAACGGTGGTGGGCTTGAAATCAAAAACGTTGCCTACGCGCCTTTTGAGGGTCGGCCCTTGTTTCTAGGGTTGAGTGCTCGTGTTCCTGCTGGGAGCAAAACACGTCTTTTGGGAGCCTCAGGAACCGGAAAATCGTCTTTGCTCGGATTGCTGCAGAGGCATGACGACCCGAATGAAGGCTCTATTGTAATCGACGGCGTAGATCTGCGGCATGTGAGCCTCCAAGAAGTGCGGTCCTCTGTCGCTCTGGTCCCGCAAAAGGGGCACGTCTTTTCCGGCACACTTGCAAGAAATCTGCTTATGGGAAGCCCACAAGCTACAGATGCGCAAATATGGAATGTCCTCTTGCTCGTTGAGCTGGCGGACAGGTTTGAAGCAGACGGGCTTGAGACCCCTTTGGGAGAAGGGGGTCTTGATCTGTCCGGAGGTGAACGTCAGCGCTTGTGTTTGGCCAGGGCGCTCCTGCAACCTTTCAGAGTTCTGATCCTAGATGAAAGCCTGTCAGAGGTGGATGGCGCTTGCGTCCAAAGGATTGTTGAACGGATCGACACTGTGTTTTCAGACCGAACGCGGATCATCGTGACACATGGAAATCTCGCCCATTATGGCGCCTTCGACGCCGAGATCGATCTGACTGATTTTAATCTGAGGGAAGGCGAAGGTGCATGA
- the peaD gene encoding quinohemoprotein amine dehydrogenase subunit beta, whose protein sequence is MRNLIATTAALCLGLTALPALAKDLIVTVAKPDRLYVIDAKARTVETDCKLDFNIIPGVIAMSPDNSIAYILGSRWEDVYGVELATCNTVFSAHQSEGDVRRKTIASLAVSKDGSEVYTVRNPVRLHPDRFEVMEPEFAVYETSAGLDAQPARVFPAPRRVTVMAAGRNGEVYAGGHDIYAFDPKTGDMSVKIANASWDRPTYSPPDVLAFWPIGTQADEFMLLYSAAKFTDETQSELADFVWGYQSVDLTTGESEIEDFASFEVIMFSAVRDPNNKKNLYGVYTQLSKHDLETKELVKRVDLPHTYYCINISSDGKELYVGGTNDDIGVYDADTLERVGEILLPSGGDMAASTMHVISTGS, encoded by the coding sequence ATGCGGAATTTGATCGCAACAACGGCGGCTTTGTGTCTGGGGCTGACGGCCCTGCCGGCGCTCGCCAAGGATTTAATTGTCACGGTCGCCAAACCCGACCGCCTTTATGTCATCGACGCCAAGGCGCGGACCGTAGAAACCGACTGTAAACTCGACTTCAACATCATTCCCGGCGTCATCGCCATGTCGCCGGACAACTCCATCGCCTACATTCTCGGCAGCCGCTGGGAAGATGTGTACGGCGTGGAGCTGGCGACCTGTAATACCGTCTTTTCGGCTCATCAGTCTGAAGGCGATGTGCGGCGCAAGACCATTGCTTCCCTGGCTGTCTCCAAGGACGGTTCTGAGGTCTATACCGTTCGCAATCCGGTGCGTCTGCATCCGGATCGGTTTGAAGTGATGGAGCCGGAATTTGCGGTCTATGAGACGTCAGCCGGCTTGGATGCGCAGCCGGCGCGCGTGTTCCCGGCGCCACGCCGCGTAACTGTGATGGCTGCCGGCCGCAACGGCGAGGTCTATGCGGGCGGGCATGACATTTATGCCTTCGATCCGAAGACAGGAGATATGTCGGTAAAAATCGCCAATGCCTCCTGGGACCGGCCAACCTATTCGCCGCCGGACGTCTTGGCTTTCTGGCCGATTGGCACCCAGGCCGACGAATTCATGTTGCTTTATTCGGCAGCCAAATTCACCGATGAAACGCAAAGCGAACTCGCGGATTTTGTCTGGGGTTATCAGTCGGTCGACTTGACCACCGGTGAGTCAGAAATTGAGGACTTTGCCAGTTTCGAGGTGATCATGTTCTCCGCCGTGCGCGATCCGAACAACAAGAAAAACCTCTATGGCGTTTACACCCAGCTCTCCAAACATGATCTTGAAACCAAGGAACTGGTGAAACGGGTGGACCTGCCGCACACCTACTACTGCATCAATATCTCCTCAGACGGCAAGGAACTCTATGTCGGCGGCACCAATGACGACATCGGTGTCTACGATGCAGATACCCTGGAACGTGTCGGTGAGATCCTGTTGCCGTCCGGTGGCGACATGGCTGCCAGCACGATGCATGTGATCAGCACCGGCAGCTGA
- the qhpC gene encoding quinohemoprotein amine dehydrogenase subunit gamma: MKHLKPLNQKADRVVDAVKTDKMDEVRAMQTVVTGCTSTLDPGWEVDPFGGVAALCQPMEADLYGCSDPCWWPAQVPDTINSYKDWNANADNAGKDWRSLGTVFPTDSET, encoded by the coding sequence ATGAAACATTTAAAACCGCTCAATCAAAAAGCCGACCGCGTCGTAGATGCCGTCAAAACCGACAAGATGGATGAAGTCAGGGCGATGCAGACCGTCGTGACTGGCTGTACATCAACGCTCGATCCGGGCTGGGAAGTCGATCCCTTCGGCGGTGTCGCCGCTTTATGTCAGCCGATGGAAGCCGATCTTTATGGCTGTTCCGATCCCTGCTGGTGGCCGGCCCAAGTGCCCGACACCATCAACTCCTACAAGGATTGGAACGCCAACGCCGACAATGCCGGCAAGGACTGGCGCTCTCTGGGCACGGTCTTTCCGACCGATAGCGAAACCTGA
- the peaB gene encoding quinohemoprotein amine dehydrogenase maturation protein, whose translation MGYLFFQPQNAHRVEVDGRHLLFHVPTTSLFEIDRLDNDVIDLFADRERISEGDVRERFEGRVDPDLLTERIRALLDLDIVTDGRPPRAERPPVHIENFPLTTIVLNVNTGCNLSCTYCYKEDLDTPSKGRRMAFETAKRSIELLLQESPDRDCYNVVFFGGEPLSNLGLIKEVVAYAEDRFGNLGKKVDFTLTTNATLLNEEIVDWLNAHRFGLTVSMDGPKALHDKNRKTVGGKGTYDVVAAKTKMLLERYTSRPVGGRVTLTRGVTAVYDIWDHLKNEIGFHEVGFSPVTSGPVAPFNLTGDELETVFSEMKRLGRRYRDEALKGTNIGFSNMHQLMTDLYEGRSKALPCGAGLGMLAVDHEGGLNLCHRFTGSDMDTFGTIDGGIEKQKLARFIEDRADRTEKGCATCRIRNICAGGCYHESYAHFSDPMKPTYHYCDLMRDWVDFGISVYGDLIAGAPAYFTDHIMPRRAFGK comes from the coding sequence ATGGGATACCTGTTTTTTCAGCCTCAAAACGCGCACCGGGTGGAAGTCGACGGACGGCATTTGCTGTTCCACGTACCAACCACCTCGCTATTCGAAATCGACCGGCTGGATAACGACGTCATCGATCTCTTCGCCGACCGTGAGCGGATCAGCGAAGGGGACGTTCGTGAGCGATTTGAAGGCCGGGTTGATCCGGATCTTCTAACCGAACGCATCCGCGCCTTGTTGGATCTCGATATCGTCACGGACGGCCGTCCACCAAGGGCTGAACGTCCACCGGTGCACATCGAGAACTTTCCGCTGACGACGATCGTTCTCAACGTCAACACCGGTTGCAATTTGTCTTGCACCTATTGTTACAAGGAGGATCTCGACACGCCGTCGAAAGGCCGGCGGATGGCGTTTGAGACGGCCAAACGCTCGATCGAGCTTCTGTTGCAAGAAAGTCCGGACCGCGACTGCTACAATGTTGTCTTCTTTGGTGGCGAACCCTTAAGCAATCTCGGTCTTATCAAAGAAGTGGTTGCTTATGCCGAAGACCGTTTCGGCAATCTGGGTAAGAAGGTCGATTTCACGCTGACAACCAATGCGACACTTCTCAACGAAGAAATTGTTGATTGGTTGAATGCCCACCGGTTTGGCCTGACCGTCTCCATGGATGGCCCAAAGGCACTGCATGACAAGAACCGCAAGACGGTCGGCGGCAAGGGCACGTATGATGTCGTTGCGGCCAAGACCAAGATGCTTTTGGAACGCTATACCTCCCGCCCAGTTGGTGGACGGGTAACGCTGACCCGAGGCGTTACGGCGGTCTACGACATTTGGGATCATCTCAAAAACGAGATCGGCTTTCACGAAGTTGGCTTTTCTCCGGTGACCTCCGGGCCGGTCGCGCCATTCAATCTGACCGGCGATGAGCTCGAGACGGTGTTTTCGGAAATGAAGCGACTCGGCCGGCGTTACCGGGACGAAGCGCTAAAGGGAACCAACATCGGCTTTTCCAACATGCACCAGCTGATGACGGACCTTTATGAGGGCCGGTCGAAGGCGCTGCCCTGCGGCGCCGGGCTTGGCATGCTGGCAGTCGATCATGAAGGCGGGCTCAATCTGTGCCACCGGTTCACCGGTTCCGATATGGATACCTTCGGAACTATCGACGGCGGCATTGAGAAACAAAAACTCGCCCGCTTCATCGAGGACCGTGCCGACAGGACGGAGAAAGGCTGTGCGACCTGCCGGATCCGCAACATCTGCGCCGGCGGCTGTTATCACGAAAGCTATGCGCATTTTTCCGATCCCATGAAACCGACCTACCACTACTGCGATCTCATGCGCGACTGGGTCGACTTCGGCATCAGTGTTTACGGCGACCTGATCGCCGGGGCGCCCGCCTATTTCACAGATCACATCATGCCGCGGAGGGCCTTCGGCAAATGA
- the peaA gene encoding quinohemoprotein amine dehydrogenase subunit alpha: MIKRLRKGTLAGVTGLLLFLPGGAVALDGATLLEENCAGCHESDASGALSRVKEQRKSPEGWLMTIVRMRLFYGMKIEADAQRQLVQYLSDTQGLAPAETAGFRYILEQEPSVIEEPAGPLGEMCSRCHSAARVALQRRTEDEWNYHIDFHVGQWPTLEYQALARDREWLNIAREEVVPFLTEQYPLETDAWASWAKAEKPDASGSWVFATKLPEKGEAYGTLDVSGDASPYTVSGTLMTAGGEELKMSGQMNLYTGYEWRANLDIGGEKFRQVLAISEDGSSLTGRQFLHAEDSLGGAFKAARADGKASIVAVVPSTVPAGKTATVQVVGTGLGAVNLSGALDGSGGTENDFGTSLDVTPASDADGLVSVTARGAAATDALAVYSHLDSLKIEPAFAVARVGGGGGSAGKVPARFEAIGYWNGADGQPGTDDDVRIGAVPASWSVAPFNEEAEHLEDVKYAGEMDGVLGIFNPAVAGPNPERPFSTNNAGNLKVLAESGGVSGEGQLIVTVQRWNNPPIR, from the coding sequence ATGATCAAACGTTTGCGAAAGGGGACGCTGGCCGGAGTGACCGGTTTGCTGCTCTTCTTGCCGGGTGGGGCAGTCGCTCTGGATGGCGCAACACTTCTTGAAGAAAACTGCGCTGGCTGTCACGAATCGGATGCCTCTGGTGCCTTAAGCCGGGTCAAAGAACAACGCAAATCGCCTGAAGGCTGGTTGATGACCATCGTTCGCATGCGTCTGTTCTACGGAATGAAAATCGAAGCAGATGCCCAGCGGCAACTGGTTCAGTATCTGTCCGACACTCAAGGTCTGGCACCGGCTGAGACCGCCGGGTTCCGGTACATTCTGGAACAAGAACCGTCCGTGATCGAGGAGCCCGCAGGTCCGCTGGGTGAAATGTGCTCACGCTGTCACTCCGCAGCGCGCGTTGCCTTGCAGCGCCGCACGGAAGACGAGTGGAACTATCATATCGACTTTCATGTCGGGCAGTGGCCGACGCTGGAATATCAAGCCCTTGCACGGGATCGCGAGTGGCTGAACATCGCCCGTGAAGAAGTCGTGCCGTTCCTTACCGAACAATACCCGCTGGAAACGGACGCCTGGGCGTCTTGGGCGAAAGCTGAAAAACCTGACGCTTCTGGATCTTGGGTGTTTGCGACCAAGCTGCCGGAAAAAGGCGAAGCCTATGGCACTCTGGACGTCTCCGGGGATGCCTCGCCTTACACCGTTTCCGGAACGCTTATGACGGCCGGCGGTGAAGAACTTAAAATGTCCGGTCAGATGAACCTCTACACCGGTTATGAGTGGCGTGCCAATCTCGACATTGGCGGTGAGAAATTCCGCCAGGTGCTTGCGATATCCGAAGATGGTTCAAGCCTGACAGGCCGCCAATTCCTGCACGCGGAAGATAGCCTCGGCGGAGCCTTCAAGGCCGCTCGGGCTGACGGCAAAGCTTCTATCGTGGCCGTCGTGCCGTCAACGGTACCTGCAGGAAAAACAGCAACTGTTCAAGTCGTTGGGACAGGTTTGGGTGCCGTCAATTTGTCCGGCGCTCTGGACGGATCTGGTGGCACAGAAAACGACTTCGGGACCTCACTCGATGTAACTCCAGCATCAGATGCTGATGGGCTTGTGTCGGTGACTGCTCGCGGTGCAGCTGCCACCGATGCGCTCGCGGTCTACAGCCATCTCGACAGCCTCAAGATTGAACCAGCCTTTGCAGTTGCCCGTGTTGGCGGCGGCGGTGGATCGGCCGGCAAGGTTCCGGCGCGGTTTGAGGCCATTGGCTATTGGAATGGGGCTGACGGTCAGCCTGGAACGGATGATGATGTGCGTATCGGTGCGGTTCCCGCATCCTGGTCGGTCGCCCCGTTCAATGAAGAAGCCGAACATCTGGAAGATGTGAAATACGCCGGTGAAATGGATGGTGTGCTTGGCATCTTCAACCCCGCCGTCGCGGGGCCAAATCCGGAGCGGCCATTTTCGACCAACAATGCCGGCAATCTGAAAGTTCTGGCTGAAAGCGGTGGTGTGTCAGGCGAGGGGCAGCTGATTGTGACTGTCCAACGCTGGAACAACCCGCCGATCCGCTGA
- a CDS encoding NAD(P)/FAD-dependent oxidoreductase, translating into MDEGTVLVACFDVAVAGGGPAGAFAARELARAGIRVILIDPATSRPRLEGMGERVARLLAAKGLESSLNAVSKPAPRNVVWAGLQGTENGERLVRRHEFDAILRTVAVDAGVELKTARLRRVETVDPVGGVELQLSSGQVVTAKLMIDARGRQATTPVRLKGPQTLAISGHVKASIQHTGTHVVATPQGWCWFACDPEFGQWLQVSIAQADLTGSGQTGLQERVQVFLKQPEFQNHFGEVSFQGDLLARGAGLVLAAPELTLPIIPIGDAAVAIDPLSGHGLFWALSSALSAVSIVRTVLEQPIEGAYLARRFYRDRVVGTFWRQARIGRDFYRLEKNFSAMRFWAERAAWPDNEPAHKEAAEASLEQRVVVEDNQLKERDVLITPKNPEGVAFVAGLSVRQLFSLFNRIQTTGERPPAAAEAAFRWLAGQGLSVNALNNLSNKHSKMRETA; encoded by the coding sequence TTGGATGAGGGAACAGTATTGGTGGCCTGCTTCGATGTGGCAGTCGCCGGCGGCGGACCCGCTGGCGCCTTCGCAGCGCGTGAGCTGGCGCGTGCCGGAATACGCGTCATTCTCATAGATCCTGCGACAAGCCGTCCGCGCCTTGAGGGCATGGGCGAGCGTGTTGCGCGTCTGCTCGCCGCCAAAGGTCTTGAATCATCACTAAACGCCGTGAGCAAACCTGCCCCTCGAAATGTTGTCTGGGCTGGACTGCAGGGCACGGAAAACGGTGAACGTCTTGTTCGCCGTCATGAGTTTGATGCCATCCTCAGAACAGTTGCGGTCGACGCCGGGGTGGAACTCAAAACCGCCCGGTTGCGCCGGGTCGAGACCGTCGATCCGGTTGGTGGTGTCGAGCTGCAATTGTCGAGCGGGCAAGTTGTGACTGCCAAGCTGATGATCGATGCCCGCGGCCGCCAGGCAACCACACCGGTACGTCTCAAAGGGCCGCAAACCCTAGCCATTTCCGGGCATGTAAAGGCCAGCATCCAGCATACAGGAACACATGTTGTTGCAACACCACAAGGCTGGTGCTGGTTCGCATGCGATCCGGAATTCGGCCAGTGGTTGCAGGTAAGTATTGCGCAGGCCGATTTAACTGGATCCGGCCAGACCGGTCTTCAGGAGCGCGTTCAAGTGTTTCTAAAGCAGCCGGAGTTTCAAAACCATTTCGGAGAGGTGTCATTCCAAGGAGATCTACTGGCAAGGGGAGCTGGACTGGTTCTTGCAGCACCAGAATTGACGCTTCCGATTATTCCGATTGGTGACGCTGCGGTCGCGATTGACCCCTTGTCCGGCCATGGCCTCTTTTGGGCGCTGTCGTCCGCACTATCGGCAGTTTCAATTGTTCGAACGGTTCTCGAACAGCCAATAGAGGGCGCGTACCTGGCGCGGCGATTTTACCGCGACCGTGTGGTTGGGACCTTTTGGCGGCAGGCCCGGATCGGCCGGGATTTTTATCGTCTTGAGAAGAATTTTTCCGCAATGCGGTTTTGGGCGGAGCGGGCCGCCTGGCCCGATAATGAGCCCGCTCACAAGGAAGCCGCCGAAGCATCCCTGGAACAGCGCGTGGTTGTTGAAGACAACCAGCTCAAAGAACGGGACGTGCTGATTACACCGAAAAATCCGGAAGGTGTGGCCTTTGTTGCAGGGCTGTCAGTTCGGCAGCTGTTCAGCCTTTTCAACCGCATACAAACAACCGGGGAGCGCCCGCCGGCAGCCGCAGAGGCCGCATTCCGCTGGCTGGCTGGTCAAGGCTTGTCGGTCAACGCCCTGAACAATCTTTCAAACAAACACAGCAAAATGAGGGAAACAGCATGA